The sequence below is a genomic window from Pseudomonadota bacterium.
GTGGCGCCCCCGGCCGGCCGACGACTTCACGGCGGCGATCGCCGGCGCCAAGGTCGTGTCCGTGCTCGATCGGCACTTCTCGCCGGGCGGCGCGGGCGGGCCGGTGGCGCAGGAGGTGAAGTGGATACTGTACGGCCAGCCCAAGGCGCCGCAGATCGTCGAGACCGTCGTCGGGTTGGGCGGCCGCGACGTCACGTTCACGGACTTCGAGAAGATCTACGGGACGTGTAAGGCGGTGCTCGGCGGTGCGAAGGTGCCACCCTTCGAGCTCATCCAGGTGAGAGGAGGGCACTATGGAAAAATTTAACGTCTACGCCTCCCGGCTGCTGCCCAAGGAGGACTTCCTTTGCACGGGGCACCGGGCGTGCCAGGGCTGCGCCGAGGTGCTCGCGATGCGGCTCGTCCACAAGGCGCTCGGCCGCAACACGATCGTCGCGTCCGCGACGGGGTGCATGGAGATCATCTCCTCCCCGTACCCCGAGAGCGCGTGGAAGGTCCCGTGGATCCACGTCGCGTTCGAGAACTCCGCGTCGGTCGCCTCCGGGATCGAGTCCGCCTACAAGGTGCTCGTGCGCAAGGGGCGCCTGCCCGCGCGCAAGATCACCTTCGTCGCGTACGGCGGCGACGGCGCGACCGCGGACATCGGCCTGCAGTGGCTGTCGGGCGCGATGGAGCGCGGCCACCGGATGATCTACGTCTGCTACGACAACGAGGCGTACATGAACACCGGCATCCAGCGCTCGAGCGCGACGCCGTTCGGCGCGTCGACGACGACGAGCCCGGCGGGCGCGGCGAGCATGGGCCAGCACACGTGGAAGAAGAACGTGCCGGAGATCATGGCGGCCCACAACATCCCGTACGTCGCGACGATCAACCCGAGCTACCCGTTCGACCTGTTCACCAAGGTGCGCAAGGCCGCCGCGGCGAACGGGCCGGCGTACCTCCACGCCTACTCCTGCTGCCCGACCGGCTGGCGCATGCGGCCCGAGCTCGCCATCCAGGCAGGAAGGCTCGCCGTGGAGACCGGGGTGTTCCCGCTCTACGAGGTCGTCGACGGGAAGTACGACATCACGGTGCCGACGAAGGAGCTCCGCCCCATTCGCGACTACCTCAAGCCGCAGGGCCGGTTCCGTCACATGACCGACGACTTGATCGCCGCGGCCGAGGCGCGGATCCACAAGGAGTACCGGCACCTCGAGGCCAAGGTCCGCATGACGCGCGAGGAGGGCTTCTGATGGAGCTGAAGCAAGTGGATGCCATCGTGGAGAGGTACGGGTCGGAGGCGTCGTCGCTGCTGGCGATCATGCAGGACGTGCAGGACGAGGCGCACTACCTGCCGCGGGAGGTGGTGGAGCACGTGGCGAAGCGGTTGTCGGTGCCCGTGGCGCGGATCTACGGGATGGCGACGTTCTTCGGGTCGTTCCACCTCGAGCCGCGCGGGAAGCACATCTGCACGGTGTGCATGGGGACGGCGTGCCACGTGCGGGGGGCGGCGCGGCTGGTGGAGCAGCTGGAGCGGGACCTGAAGGTGAAGTCCGGCGGGACGACGGCGGACATGCTGTTCACGACGGAGGAGGTGAACTGCGTCGGGGCGTGCGCGCTGGGGCCGCTCGTGATCCTGGACGGCGAGTACCACGGCGCGATGACGTCGGGGCAGCTGACGAAGATCGTCGAGAAGCTCGTGAAAGACGAGGGAGGCAAGTGATGGGGAAGATCGGCAGCCCTAAGGAGCTCCAATCCTACCGCGAGGGGCTCGCGAAGAAGCGGAGCGACTCGAAGAAGGTGGTCGCGGTGTGCTGCGGGACGGGGTGCAACGCGTCGGGGGCGCGGAAGGTGGCGGCGGCGTTCGCGGAGGAGCTCGAGAAGCAGGGGCTGGGCGAGCAGGTGGAGCTGCGGCCGACGGGGTGCCACGGGTTCTGCGAGCGGGGGACGCTGGTGCTGATGCACCCGGAGGAGACGCTGTACCAGCGGGTGAAGCCGGAGGACGTCGCGGAGATCGTGTCGAAGACGGTGGCGAAGGGGGAGGTGCTGGAGAAGCACGTGTACGACGACCCGGTGACCGGGGAGAAGCACGTCAAGGAGCACGAGATCCCGTTCTACAAGCACCAGAACCGGCTGATCCTGGGGAAGAACGGGGCGATCGACCCGACGAAGATAGACGACTACGTCGCGCTGGGCGGGTACGGGGCGCTTTCGAAGGCGCTTTCGATGGGCCCGGAGCGGGTGCTGGACGAGGTGAAGCGGGCGAACGTGCGCGGGCGCGGGGGCGGGGGCTTCCCGGCGGGGCGGAAGTGGGAGACGTGCCGGAACGCGCCGGCGGACAAGCGGTACGTGATCTGCAACGCGGACGAGGGGGATCCGGGGGCGTTCATGGACCGGTCGGTGCTGGAGGGGAACCCGCACGCGGTGATCGAGGGGATGATCATCGGGGCGTACACGGTGGGCTCCGACGAGGGGTACGTGTACGTGCGGCACGAGTACCCGCTGGCGGTGGAGCGGCTGACGATCGCGCTCGAGCAGGCGCGAGAGAAGGGTTTCCTGGGGAAGGACATCCTGGGGACGGGGTTCTCGTTCGACATCAAGATCAACCGCGGGGGCGGGGCGTTCGTGTGCGGGGAGTCGACGGCGCTGATGACGTCGATCGAGGGGAAGGTGGGGGAGCCGCGGGCGAAGCACATCCACACGGTGGTGGCGGGGCTGTGGGGGAAGCCGACGAACCTGAACAACGTGGAGACGTGGGCGAACATCCCTTTGGTGATCGAGAAGGGTGCGGACTGGTACACGAGCATCGGGACGAAGGGGTCGCCGGGGACGAAGATCTTCTCGCTGGTGGGGAAGGTGAACAACACGGGGCTGGTGGAGGCGCCGATGGGGATGACGCTGCGGCAGATCATCTTCGACATCGGCGGGGGGATCCCGAAGGGCGGGGCGTTCAAGGCGGTGCAGACGGGCGGGCCGTCCGGGGGGTGCCTGCCGGCGGAGAAGCTGGACATCCCGGTGGACTTCGACACGCTGGTGGAGCAGGGCTCGATGATGGGGTCGGGCGGCATGATCGTGATGGACGACAGGACGTGCATGGTCGACGTCGCGAAGTACTTCCTGGGGTTCCTGAAGTTCGAGTCGTGCGGGAAGTGCACGACGTGCCGGGAGGGGACGCGGCGGCTGCACGAGCTGGTGACGGAGATCGCGGAGGGGCGGGGGACGCCGGAGACGATCGCGCTCATCGAGGAGCTGGCGGAGACGGTGAAGGAGGGGTCGCTGTGCGCGCTGGGGACGACGGCGGTGAACCCGGTGCGGTCGACGCTGCAGTTCTTCCGGGACGAGTACCTGGCGCACGTGAACGAGAAGCGGTGCCCGGCGGGGGTGTGCAAGGCGCTGATCACGTACGAGATCACGGACGCGTGCACGGGGTGCATGGTGTGCAAGAAGCGGTGCCCGGAGGGCGTGATCTCGGGCGACAAGAAACAGAAGCACGTGATCGACGCGAAGAAGTGCATCAAGTGCGGCATCTGCAGGGACGTCTGCAAGTTCGACGCCGTGCGGGTCTACTGAGCGGAGGCTGCGATGACAGTGAAGTTCAAGATCGACGGCGTGAGCGTGGAGGCGGCCGAGGGCGCGAGCGTCCTCGACGTGGCGCGGCGCTACGGGTTCGAGATCCCGTCGCTGTGCCACCACGAGGCGGTGACGCCGTACGGGGCGTGCCGGCTGTGCCTCGTGGAGATCGCGAAGGGCGGGCGGAAGAAGCTGACGACGTGCTGCAACTACGAGGTGCTCGAGGGGATCTCGGTGGTGACGGACACGCCGGAGATCCGGAGGCACCGCGCGATGGTGCTCGAGCTGATCCTCGCCGAGGCGCCCGACGCCGAGCCGGTGCGCAGGCTCGCGGCCGAGTACGGCGTCAGGACGACGCGCTTCCCCGCGAAGCCGAAGGGCGAGGCGGGCGAGAAGCGCGACTGCATCCTCTGCGGGCTCTGCGTCCGCGTCTGCTCCGAGATCGTCGAGGCGAACGCGCTGACGTTCAACGGCCGCGGCGAGAAGCGCGGGGTCGGGACGCCGTACCACGAGGCGTCCGACCAGTGCATCGGATGCGCGAGCTGCGCGTCGGTCTGCCCGACGGGCTGCATCGAGGTCAAGGACACGGCGGACGCGCGGGAGATCTGGGGGAGGAAGTTCGGCGTGGTGCGGTGCGAGAGCTGCGGCGCCCCCTTCATGACCGAGGCCCACAGGGATCGCGCCGTGGCCGACGGCCCCCTGCCGGCCGAGTACTTCAAGACGTGCCCGGCCTGCAAACGCAAGGCGCTGTCCGGCCGCTTCGCGGCGGTGGGCGCATAGGACGGGGAGGGGAGCAACATGGACAACCTATACGTCATCATCCCCCGCAACTGCACCGGGTGCCGGACGTGCGAGCTCGCGTGCGCCATGGTCAAGGGCCGGAACGGCGCGCTCGGCCAGTCGCGGATCCGAATCTTCCCGATAGGCGAGGCCTCCTACGTGCAGATGAACTGCCTCCAGTGCGCCGAGGCGGCCTGCGCCAAGGTCTGCCCGACCCAGGCGCTCGTGCGCAACGAGGTGACTCGGGCCGTGGAGCTCGACGCCGGGCGGTGCATCGGCTGCGCGCTCTGCGAGGCCGCGTGCCCGTTCGGACACATCCAATTCGATCGCGCTTCGGGAAAGCCGCTGAAGTGCGATCTGTGCGGCGGTGCGCCCGCGTGCGCCAAGTTCTGCCCGCATCGGGCATTGGAGATGAGGTGATGGGAGACAACCCCCTGCTGAAGAAGATCACGGCGAGCCTCGCCGTCAAGGAAGGGCGGTGTCCGAACGGGCATTCGCTCATGACCGAGACGATCCGTTTCGACGGGCAGAAGGCGGTCATGGCCGTGGTCCGCGTCCGCGGGCGCACGGGCGAGATCTGCCTCAACCCGTTCTACGGGCGGTTCGAGTACAAGTGCGATCTCGACCTGAAGGAGGGCGACGTGGTGGAGCTGTCGTGCCCCGAGTGCGAGGCCTCGCTCACCATCGAGACGATCTGTCGCCTGTGCAACATCCCGATGTTCGCCGTGCACCTGCCGGACGGCGGCCAGGTCGAGGCGTGCCCCAAGGTGGGCTGCCACAACCACTCGCTCAAGATCATCGACCTCGACGCCCAGCTCGAGCGCATGTACGTGGGCGAGACGAAGTTCCAGATGTAGGAGTGCCGCTTCGGCCTGCGACGCGGGCAGCCTCGCTCCAAGCTTTCGCGAGGCAAACCCGCTGCGCGGCCGGCGGCTGCAGGAACTTCTGATGGATATTCTGAAATGGTTTTTTCCGTCAAAGACAAGATCGAACTCTCGGCCGACAAGGCGCTCTGCACCCGCTGCGGCGCGTGCGAGGCCGTGTGCCCGTCGCGGGTGTTCCGCTGGAGCGAAGGCGCGATCGAGATCGTCGCCGCAGGCCGGTGCATCGGCTGCGGGCACTGCGTCGCCGCGTGCCCGAACGCGGCGTTCCGCCACTCGGAGCTGCCGCCCGAGCAGTTCGCGCCGCTCTCGGCCGAGCCCGCGCCGCCGGCCGAGTCGATTGACCGATGGTTGCGCGAGCGGCGGACCGTGCGGCGGTTCGCGCCGGAGCCGCTCGCGACAGAGGAGATCGAGGGGCTGCTGGACGCCGCGCGCTACGCCCCGACGTCGACGAACTCGCAGAACGTGCGCTTCATCGTCTTCTCCGGCGCCGCCAAGGTCCGGACGCTCGCCGCGTGGACCGCGGAGTACTACCTCAAGCTCCAGCGGCAGCTCGAGAACCCGTTCGTGCGGCTCGGCATCCAGGTGGCGGTCGGCCGCAAGCTCGTCGGCGCCTACCGCGCGCGCATGCCGGCCATCGCGGAGATGTTCCGGGCGACCCTCGCGGGCGAGGACCGGCTGTTCTACGACGCGCCGGCCGTGGCGATCGCGTTCGCGTCCGGCATGCCGCACCTCTCGGCGGCGAGCTGCGGGCTCGCGGCGATGCAGATCCTGCTCGCGGCCGAGTCGCGGGGGCTCGGGGCGTGTTTCAACGGGTACGCGCTCACCGCGCTCATCCGCGACAAGGAGACGCGGCAGAAGGTCGGCATCTCCCCGGAGTACACCCCCGGCGCCGTGCTCGTGATCGGCCGCCCGGCCGGCCGCTTCTACCGCATCCCGCCGCGTCAGGCTCGGAGGGTGCTCTGGTTCTGAGGCGACAGAGCGCATCGAGGAGCGGGGGCCGCGTCCTCCGAGAGGCGAGGCCCAGGTTCACAGACTGGAGCCTGCTCACGCTCGCCGGCTTTCTCGTGCTCGCTTCCATGTCGAAGGGTATTACGGATGGGATACCGACCAACTCCCATCCCATGATCTCGATCCGAGAGGACGAGTACTCGTCGATGTACGTCTTCCTCTCCGCCAACTTCGCGTGGTTGGCCCTCCTCGGCGCCTCGATCATCCTGGTGATCGCCGAGATGGCGCGCCGCGACCGGACGTGGCTCGCCGCGGCCTTCGCCACGCTTTTGCAGGCGGTCTTCCTGTTCCCGATCCTCGCAGGAGACAACGAGGTGCTCGCCGAGTGGAGATGGTTCCTCGTCGCCGGCTCCGTCGTCGTTCCGTTCGCCTTCTTCGCTGCGTTCCTTGGGCCTTTGCGGCGCAAGATCGAGTCGCTGAGGATCAATCATCCCTTTAGCATCCCGGCGATCTCCGCGGCGGCGCTCGCCTGCCTCGGCGCCGCTGCCGTGATGCTCTTTCACAGGCTCATCCACTCCGAATGGATCTCCCTCTATCCTTTCGCCGCCATCAACGCGCTGCTGTGGGTGCAACTGATCCTTTTTCTGCTGGCGAAGAGCGTGCTGCTCCTGGGGGGAGGCGTATCCCTAAAGATCGAGCTCTTCGTCATCTCGCCGCTGGGGGTGCTGCTCCTGCTGGCCGCCATGGCCGGAGGGATCGGGATCGTCGATGGCGCTCGGACCGCGCGCATCCGGGGCCTCCTCAACTGGCATTGCCCGCAGCTGTCGATGCTCTGCGATCTGGAGAGGTCCGCCGGGAAGGAGTGGACGAAGGTACGGCGCCGACTCTCCCCCGAGGACCACGCGATAGGCTTCGTCGATCCGAACGGGCTGCCCGCGAGCATGGCTCCCACGAAGCGGCACAACGTCATCTGGTTGGTCGCCGACGCGATGCGCCGGGACTACGTCGGATGCCTCGGAGCCGAGCGCGCCTCGACGCCGAACATCGACGAGCTGGCCCGAAGCTCCACCGTCTACGAGAACGCGTTCAGCCCCGCTCCGGGAACCGGCGATTCGATGCCGAGCATTTTGACGGGGTTGATGCCCAACACCCTCGCCCACGCCGCCAAGGTGCCGGTCTTCCTTCCCCGATTGCTCGGGAGACACGGTTACCGGAGCACCACCAACATGCGGGCCAAGAACGCGCAGTTCTTCTCCTATCCCGTGTTGGAGGGCGTCTCCATGCGCTCGCTCGGCATGCGCGAGATCTACAAGAAGATGAGGCCCTGGACGAAGGTGGACGAGCTGAGCGTCGATCGGCTGATCGAAAGGATGCGAAAGGCGAAGCAGCCGGTATTCGAGTACGTACACCTCCTCGCGACCCACGGCCCGTTCCGCGGCGGCGCCGCGAGCCCGAAGTGCAGGACCGCGGTGCGAAGCGTCGATCTCCAGCTCGGACGGCTCGTCGCCTTTCTGAAGGACGCGGGATTGTGGGACAGCACGGTCCTCTTCTTTTTCTCGGACCATGGCGAGGCGCTGGGCGAGCACGGGATGTGGGCGCACGCCCAGGCGCTGTACGGGGAGCAGACCGCGGTTCCGCTCATCGCGCATGTCCCGGGCGAGAGCCCGAGGAGGGTGGCGGGCCCGATCACCCTGACGGCGCTTCCGAGCCTGACGATGCAGGCGCTCGGGGCGCGTACGATCTTCGGGAAGCACGAGTGCGACAGGCTGGTTCCGGGTCTGAACGTCGAGTGGGCGGTCCAGGAGCGCCAGATCGACGGAGACATCACGTGGAGGAGCATCCGATATCCTCCGTACGTGTACCACGACAAGATCGCGGACGGTTCAGAGGAGCTGTACCAGACGGAAAACGATCCCGGGGAGATCGTTGATGTCTCCGACCGTCTTCCCGGCGAGTTGGACGAGCTCCGAGCGTTGGCAAAGAAGATCGTCGACTGGGAGATCGCGATATCGAAGAGCCTGGACTGACAATGGGCGAACGAGAAGGTTCAACGCGAGATACCTAAACGACGTACAACATGAACAAAGACATCATAACATAGCGGAAACAATTGTTGTTCAGGTATGGCAAGCCAAATCTATTGAATGTAATTGACAATGAGAAAAGCACCCCATTTGTTCAGTTGGCAGCGTCGTGGCGCCCGGTTTCGTATCCGCTGCGATACCCCGCGAGGGCTCCGAGATCAGCTTCGAGGCGGGGCGAACCGCTCGATGATCGCCGCTGCGGAGCGCAGCCCGTCGAGCGCGGCGCTCATGATCCCTCCGGCGTAGCCCGCCCCTTCGCCGACCGGAAACAGGCCGGGCAGCGAGCCGCTCTCCCGCGTCCGCGGGTCACGGGCGATGCGGACGGGCGAGGAGGCGCGGGATTCCGGCGCCAGGAGCACGGCGTCCGGGTGCACGTATCCGGGCATCGAGCGCTCGAAGAGGGGCATCGCGCGCCGCAACGGCTCGACCACCAACCCCGGCAGCACGGTGTCGAGGAGGGCCGGGGTCGCGCCGAGGCTGTAGCTCGTCGCCGGGAGGGGGCCGGGCCGCTTCGCGTCGCCCCGCGCGAACGAGGCGAGCCGCTGTCCCGGGGCCGAGTAGTCGGAGCCCCCGGCAGCGAAGCAACGCGCCTCGACCCCGCGGACGAAGGCGAGGCAGCTCTCGAGATCGCGGCCGCCGTAGAGCTCGGGGCGGAGCGTGACGACGAGCCCGCTCGACGCAAAGGGCGAGCCGCGTGCGTTCTCGGACATGCCGTTGAGGCACAGGTGGTCGGGCTCGTTGATCGTCGGCATCGTCTCGCCGCCCGGGCACATGCAGAACGAGAACACGGGGATTCCGTCCGGGCGCGCGGCGAGCTTGTACTCGGCGGCACCGAGCGCGGGATGGCCGGCCGCGGTCCCGAGTTGTCGCGCGTCGACCCAGGCCTGCGGGTGCTCGGCGCGGACCCCGAGCTGGAACGGCTTCGGCTCGAGGCGGACGCCGCACTTCGCGAGCGCGGCCCACGTGTCCCGCGCCGAGTGGCCGATCGCGAGCACGGCGACCTCGGCGTCGATGCGCCCCTCCTTCGTCAGGAGACCGGCCAGGCGTCCGTCGGAAACGGCGAAACCGTCCGCCCGCAGCCGCGTCCGCACCGCGCCGCCGGCGGCGACGATGCGTGCCACGAGGCGCGACACGACGCCGGGCAGCAGATCCGTCCCGACGTGCGGCCTCGCGTCCGTGAGGATCTCCTGCGGCGCGCCGCACTCCGCGAGGACGCCGAGGATCTCGCGGATCCAGGCGTGGCCGGTCGAGGTGGTCAGCTTGCCGTCCGAGAACGCGCCGGCGCCGCCCAGGCCGAAGAGGGCGTTGCACTCCGGATCCGGCCGCCGCGACTCCCCGAAAGCGCGCAGCGCCGTCCTCCTTTCGGAGACGTCGCCGCCCCTATCGATGAGGAGCGGGCGAAACCCGTGCTCCGCGAGCAGGAGCGCCGCGAAGAGCCCGGACGGACCGGCGCCGACGACGACCGGCGGGGCGCCCAGCGCGGCGGTGCCCGGGCGGACGGAGAGGGGGACGCGCTGAGGGGGCGCGGCGGCGTCCTCGATCTTCGGGTTCGAGTCGCCCTCCAGATCGACATCCACCGCGAACACGAGCTTCACGTCCCTCTGACGCGCGTCGACGGATCTCCGGGCGATCCGGAGGCCCCTCAGCCGCCGCGCCGAAGCGCCCAGGCGCGCGCGCACCGCCCGCTCGACGGCGGAGGGGAGCTCTGCGTCGTGGGGCACCGTGACGCCGTGGAGACGCAGGATCATGAAGGGGGGCCTACTGGACCGCGGCCGGGACGATGATCACGACGGTCTGGGTGTCGAGCACGGCGTCGGTCGTGTCGTCGACGATGTCGATGTACGCCTGAAAGAGCTGCGGCGTCGGCGTCTCCGGCACGGTGGTGTTCTGGGCGAAGACGGTGAAGAACAGCTTCGCACCCTCGACCGTGGTGAGGCTCGTGCCCGTGGAGAAACCGTAGAAGCCGTTGTTGTACGTCGCGCCGAGGAACGACCCCGGCGTGGGGTACGGCCAGCAGCTGTACTCCGGCTCCGCGGGCGGCCGGAACGTGTCGTCGGGAGAGTTCGCGACCACCCTGTTGAGGAACAGCGAGGTGTCCGGGGTGGCGCCGTCGCCGTCGTCCCGCGTCTGGTTGTAGACGTCGAACTTGGCGTACTTGACGAGCGCGGAGATCCCGTCCGTCACGGCGTCGGTGAGCCCGGTGCCGTCCATGCCGATGGTGTAGCGGAGGACGCAGTCCGAGCCGGAGGCGATGGTGCCGCTGCAGCAGGTGTTCACGCCGCAGCGCCACGTGGAAGCGCCCGTCTTGAACGCGCAGACCGGCACGACCGCGTCCGTCTGCTGGGAGATCTCCTGCGTCTGCGCTGTGATCGCCGTGTTGATCGCCGTGTCGTAGCCGGTGCCGTACCAGCTCTGGGCGGTGACGACGCGCGCGCCGACCGCTTGCAGCGCGCCGATCGCCGTGTACCGCGCGTGGTCGTTGTAGGCGACCGGGTAGTCCGCGGTCCAGCCGCCGTACGGCCCGACGGTGGTCGGGCAGGTCGCGTCGTGCGAGAGCGCGTCCGTGACGTGGAAGGCGATCGGGAGGGAGCCGGGCCTGAACTGCGCCCCGCCGATGCGGCCGGCGGTCGTGAACGGTCCGAACGTCCCGCCCGTGCCGGAGACGCCGCTCCCGTTGGCGACCTGGTAGAGCGACTCGTAGCCGGCCTCCGGGAAGTCGTAGCCGTCGCCGAGCGCGAGGCTGTTCACCGCGGTCGTCGCGACCGACGTGCTCGTCGTGATGCCGGAGAGCAGCGTGAACGGCGCGTCGCCCGTCCACCCGTAGGGCGACACCGGGAAGTCCTCCCACGAGGCCACGCCGAACCCGGCGTCGCTCACGCGGGCCGCGGTCGTCGAGATGATCGTCGCGAGCCCGGCCTTGAGGTTGGCGATCTCCTCGCCCATGGACCCCGTCGTGTCGACGTTGAAGAAGATGTCCGCCTGCTTGACGGTCGGCACGAACCTGAGGATGTCGCTCTGCTCCGGGTCCTCGTAAGGAAGGATGAAATAGAAATCCACGCCCACGTCGTCGAGCCCGCTCGACGCGAGGCAGGGATCCGAGCCGAGCATCGACTCGGCGAGATCCATGTACCCGTCCTCATCCGTGTCCTGGTAGAGGCGCGCGTAGCGGCCGAGCGAGGCGCAGTAGACCTCGAGCGCGTCGGGCAGGCCGTCCCAGTCGGAATCGAGGTCCACGTAGTCGGGCCGGCCGTCGATGTCGGTGTCGACCGGGAGCGTGTCGAGCGCCGAGTCGCCGGCCTCGTCGGCGTCGGAGATGCCGTCGCCGTCGCTGTCGGTGTCGAGCGCGTTGATGTCGTCGTCGTCGTCTTCGTCCCAGTAGCCGTCGGTGCCGTCGAGGATTGAATCGTCGTCGGAGTCCGGGTCCGTCGGATCCGTGCCGAAGTACCACTCGGTCTCGTCGTAGGCGCCGTCCGCGTCCGAGTCGAGATCGAGGTAGTCCGGCAGCGAATCGCCATCGGAGTTCGCGGGCACGTCCGGCGTGGCGCCGGCCTCCGTCTCGTCGGGGATCGTGTCGTCGTCGGAGTCCGTGTCCATGAAGTCCGGGTCGCCGTCGTCGTCGCTGTCGACCGGGTGGGTCGAGGGGTCGTCGTCGCCCGCCTCGACCGCGTCCGGGATGCCGTCGTCGTCGGAGTCCGTGTCGAGGTGGTCCGGCGTGCCGTCCTCGTCCGTGTCGATGTCGCCGGCCGATCCCTCGTCGATGTCGGTGATCGTGTCGCCGTCACTGTCCAGGAGATCGGTGTCGACGTCGGAATCCGTGTCCGTGTCGGTGTCCGAATCGGTGTCGGTGTCCGAATCGGTGTCGGTGTCGGAATCGGTGTCCGTGTCGGCGTCGGTGTCCGTGTCGGCGTCCGTGTCCGTGTCGGCGTCCGTGTCGGTGTCCGTATCGGTGTCGGAGTCCGAGTCGGAATCCGAGTCGGAATCGGTGTCGGAATCGGAATCCGTATCGATGTCGGAATCCGAATCCGAATCGGAATCGACGTCGGTGTCCATGTCCGAATCGCTGTCCGTGTCCGAATCGGAATCGGAGTCCGAGTCGACAGTGCCCACGCCCCCGTTGCCCGAGTCGCTGCAGGACGCGAGGGCGATCACCGCTGCGCAGCATACGCCGAGGACCAGACCACGTCCGGCGATCTCGAAAAGCGTCATCATGACCTCCTTGGATAATCGTAAACAGTCTACAGGCCGCGCGGGCGGCGCGCAACGCCCGGCGCTTCCCGGCGCTTCCCCTGTGCGCTTCCCCTGTTGACCGGAAAGGCGTCCGTGTGACAGCGTCGTCGGGAGCGAACCGCACCCACTGGAGGGATGACGATGCGTACGGAGACGTTGGCCGCGGCGCTGATCGCGGCGCTTGTGCTCTCGGCAGCAGGGAACGCCTCGGCCGAGGAGGGGATGTTCACCAT
It includes:
- a CDS encoding 4Fe-4S dicluster domain-containing protein, producing MDNLYVIIPRNCTGCRTCELACAMVKGRNGALGQSRIRIFPIGEASYVQMNCLQCAEAACAKVCPTQALVRNEVTRAVELDAGRCIGCALCEAACPFGHIQFDRASGKPLKCDLCGGAPACAKFCPHRALEMR
- a CDS encoding thiamine pyrophosphate-dependent enzyme, producing MEKFNVYASRLLPKEDFLCTGHRACQGCAEVLAMRLVHKALGRNTIVASATGCMEIISSPYPESAWKVPWIHVAFENSASVASGIESAYKVLVRKGRLPARKITFVAYGGDGATADIGLQWLSGAMERGHRMIYVCYDNEAYMNTGIQRSSATPFGASTTTSPAGAASMGQHTWKKNVPEIMAAHNIPYVATINPSYPFDLFTKVRKAAAANGPAYLHAYSCCPTGWRMRPELAIQAGRLAVETGVFPLYEVVDGKYDITVPTKELRPIRDYLKPQGRFRHMTDDLIAAAEARIHKEYRHLEAKVRMTREEGF
- a CDS encoding nitroreductase family protein; this translates as MVFSVKDKIELSADKALCTRCGACEAVCPSRVFRWSEGAIEIVAAGRCIGCGHCVAACPNAAFRHSELPPEQFAPLSAEPAPPAESIDRWLRERRTVRRFAPEPLATEEIEGLLDAARYAPTSTNSQNVRFIVFSGAAKVRTLAAWTAEYYLKLQRQLENPFVRLGIQVAVGRKLVGAYRARMPAIAEMFRATLAGEDRLFYDAPAVAIAFASGMPHLSAASCGLAAMQILLAAESRGLGACFNGYALTALIRDKETRQKVGISPEYTPGAVLVIGRPAGRFYRIPPRQARRVLWF
- a CDS encoding SLBB domain-containing protein — protein: MGKIGSPKELQSYREGLAKKRSDSKKVVAVCCGTGCNASGARKVAAAFAEELEKQGLGEQVELRPTGCHGFCERGTLVLMHPEETLYQRVKPEDVAEIVSKTVAKGEVLEKHVYDDPVTGEKHVKEHEIPFYKHQNRLILGKNGAIDPTKIDDYVALGGYGALSKALSMGPERVLDEVKRANVRGRGGGGFPAGRKWETCRNAPADKRYVICNADEGDPGAFMDRSVLEGNPHAVIEGMIIGAYTVGSDEGYVYVRHEYPLAVERLTIALEQAREKGFLGKDILGTGFSFDIKINRGGGAFVCGESTALMTSIEGKVGEPRAKHIHTVVAGLWGKPTNLNNVETWANIPLVIEKGADWYTSIGTKGSPGTKIFSLVGKVNNTGLVEAPMGMTLRQIIFDIGGGIPKGGAFKAVQTGGPSGGCLPAEKLDIPVDFDTLVEQGSMMGSGGMIVMDDRTCMVDVAKYFLGFLKFESCGKCTTCREGTRRLHELVTEIAEGRGTPETIALIEELAETVKEGSLCALGTTAVNPVRSTLQFFRDEYLAHVNEKRCPAGVCKALITYEITDACTGCMVCKKRCPEGVISGDKKQKHVIDAKKCIKCGICRDVCKFDAVRVY
- a CDS encoding sulfatase; translated protein: MISIREDEYSSMYVFLSANFAWLALLGASIILVIAEMARRDRTWLAAAFATLLQAVFLFPILAGDNEVLAEWRWFLVAGSVVVPFAFFAAFLGPLRRKIESLRINHPFSIPAISAAALACLGAAAVMLFHRLIHSEWISLYPFAAINALLWVQLILFLLAKSVLLLGGGVSLKIELFVISPLGVLLLLAAMAGGIGIVDGARTARIRGLLNWHCPQLSMLCDLERSAGKEWTKVRRRLSPEDHAIGFVDPNGLPASMAPTKRHNVIWLVADAMRRDYVGCLGAERASTPNIDELARSSTVYENAFSPAPGTGDSMPSILTGLMPNTLAHAAKVPVFLPRLLGRHGYRSTTNMRAKNAQFFSYPVLEGVSMRSLGMREIYKKMRPWTKVDELSVDRLIERMRKAKQPVFEYVHLLATHGPFRGGAASPKCRTAVRSVDLQLGRLVAFLKDAGLWDSTVLFFFSDHGEALGEHGMWAHAQALYGEQTAVPLIAHVPGESPRRVAGPITLTALPSLTMQALGARTIFGKHECDRLVPGLNVEWAVQERQIDGDITWRSIRYPPYVYHDKIADGSEELYQTENDPGEIVDVSDRLPGELDELRALAKKIVDWEIAISKSLD
- a CDS encoding NAD(P)H-dependent oxidoreductase subunit E — translated: MELKQVDAIVERYGSEASSLLAIMQDVQDEAHYLPREVVEHVAKRLSVPVARIYGMATFFGSFHLEPRGKHICTVCMGTACHVRGAARLVEQLERDLKVKSGGTTADMLFTTEEVNCVGACALGPLVILDGEYHGAMTSGQLTKIVEKLVKDEGGK
- a CDS encoding 2Fe-2S iron-sulfur cluster-binding protein, producing MTVKFKIDGVSVEAAEGASVLDVARRYGFEIPSLCHHEAVTPYGACRLCLVEIAKGGRKKLTTCCNYEVLEGISVVTDTPEIRRHRAMVLELILAEAPDAEPVRRLAAEYGVRTTRFPAKPKGEAGEKRDCILCGLCVRVCSEIVEANALTFNGRGEKRGVGTPYHEASDQCIGCASCASVCPTGCIEVKDTADAREIWGRKFGVVRCESCGAPFMTEAHRDRAVADGPLPAEYFKTCPACKRKALSGRFAAVGA
- the porA gene encoding pyruvate ferredoxin oxidoreductase produces the protein WRPRPADDFTAAIAGAKVVSVLDRHFSPGGAGGPVAQEVKWILYGQPKAPQIVETVVGLGGRDVTFTDFEKIYGTCKAVLGGAKVPPFELIQVRGGHYGKI